Genomic window (Aquimarina sp. BL5):
TTCTGAAGATGGAGTAGATTTACAGATTTCTTCGGTTTCTGAGGCTTTTGTAATTACTTGTAATTTATCACGTAACCATTGCACAGAAGCACCTCCAACAAAAACGCTTCCTTCTAATGCGTATTTTATATTGTCTTCTGGAAGACTGCAGCACAAAGTAGTTAGTAAGCCATTCTTAGATTGATACGCTTTTTTTCCTGTATTTAACAATAAAAAACAGCCAGTTCCATATGTGTTTTTAGCAATTCCCGATTTGTATCCGCCTTGTCCAAATAATGAAGCTTGTTGATCTCCAGCAACACCATATATCGGAATTTCTTTTCCTTGGTAAGAAATATTTCCAAAATCGGATGAAGAATGCTGAACTTCAGGGAGCATGTTCCTTGGGACATTTAAAGCATTCAGCATAGTTTCATCCCATTCTAATCGTATAATATTATAAAGCATCGTTCTAGACACATTAGAATGATCCGTGACATGTTTAGCTCCATTAGTAAATTTCCAAATCAGCCAGGTATCTATTGTGCCAAATAATAAATCTCCTCTTTCAGCTTTTTCTCTGGCACCTTCTACATTATCTAGTATCCATTTTAATTTTGTTCCGGAAAAATAAGAGTCAATTACTAAGCCTGTATTTTTAGATATATAATCTTCTAGACCAATAGATTTAAGATTTTTACAAATTTTCGATGTTCTCTTATCTAGCCATACGATGGCGTTGTAAATAGGCTTTCCTGTTGTTTTGTCCCAAACTACGGTAGTTTCCCTTTGATTGGTAATGCCTACTCCTGCAATCTCATCCGTACTTATTTTGGATTCAGATAATACTTCTTCAAATACTTCTTGTTGATGCCTGAAAATCTCAATAGGATCATGTTCTACCCATCCTGATTTAGGATAATGTTGGGTTAATTCTTTCTGAGCAATACCACGAATAGTACCTTTATTGTCAAAAATGATGGCTCTGGTACTTGTGGTTCCTTGGTCAAAAGCAATAATATATTTTTTATTCATCAGAGGATATTTGACTTTATTTTTATATGCTTTATTTAGTCATTGATTTTCTATAATTATCTTAAAAAGATAGTAGATGTTTTAGATATTCGTCAATTTATTATAAATATCTAAATTATTTAAGTAATGAAAAAGATAAATGATAATTAAAAAAAATGTAATCGTTTGTATTATTTTTTATATGAGATATGATCACTTTTACAGATTATTTTTAAAATAGTACATTTCCAGTTTCAGTGTTCTTTTCTAATATGATTAATCCGCAAGCAGGGACTTTTATCTGAATAGCACCTATAAGAATCATTATATCGCATTCCTGTACTTTTTTTCCGGTACAATCGTAGGTAACACAATGGTATGCTCCATAATTTTGGTTACTAGTTAGTATAACCTTCGTATTTAGTTGACCATTTATGATATCGATTCTGTTTGTTTTTTCTTCAAAATCAATTATGTAATTATCAAATAACCCAATAATTGTATGTTCCCCTAAAGAGGATTTAAGTAATGAATAGTTTGCTAAAGGTTTTTGTGGTGTAAATTTTCCTTTTAAGAAAACATCGGAATGATTTCTCCAATAATGGGTGTAAAAATCAATCATTGATAACTCATCTGATGTCGCTTTTTGGAGTAAAATAGAAAGCTGTGGGACTCCAAATAAAGTATTCACCAATTGTAATGCTTTTATTTCTAAAGGTTCTTGCTCGTGATAAGTAAACATATCACTGTGTACAGCAGTTTCGCCACAAAGCATCTTAATATCAGTAATACGTACTCTATTCATAACAGAATCACCCGGACAGTCAAATGCTCTGAACATGTTACCGTATTTGCGCATAGCCGGACCTGTATATTTTTGACGAAATTCGATAACAACTTCTGGATTGATGGCATGTAAGGAACTCATGATATCTGTCATTAATCGATCTACCGCAAGATTCACTGAGGAGTAATCCCTTCCTTCTTCTTTAGTTAGTTTGGTACTGGGATATACTTTAAATTCATCGATGAAATCTAGTTTAAAACCATCAATTCCCCATGCTTCTAATGCATCTACATATAAGCTTACTAGATATTGCCTTACTTCGGGATACCTAGGGTCAAATACAGGAGCCCAACGATGTTCTTCTGTAAGGAATTTACCTTTAAATTTTTTATATGCTTTTGATTTTTTACCGCAGAAAGGAACAGAATACCATAAGGCTAATTTCATTCCTGTAGTATGAATTCTGCTGACAAAGTTTTTCATTTCGGGAATTCTCTCGGGATACCAATCACCTGTATAATCATACCCTCTGTTTTCATCATTAGTTTGCCAACCATCGTCTAGTATTATTAACTCATATCCTAATGTAGAAGCAATTTTACATTCTTTAATGAGATCATCTTCATCGAGTTTTTGA
Coding sequences:
- a CDS encoding glycoside hydrolase family 36 protein, giving the protein MKEILTHNIEVIQKSNDFQVDITLLEEQNGVTIYNINFSSETEFQPQKVTFKWKIPVINVKGVWKPTTDFAKRIMDDWELDHMESRISVDSPVISLFGHDDGNIITFACSDAINTKKLNALYREEDNCIYCHISFFTERYHEITDYNAQLRIDQSHQHFSESLKNVGKWWESFENLTPAIVPDLAKVPVYSTWYQFHQKLDEDDLIKECKIASTLGYELIILDDGWQTNDENRGYDYTGDWYPERIPEMKNFVSRIHTTGMKLALWYSVPFCGKKSKAYKKFKGKFLTEEHRWAPVFDPRYPEVRQYLVSLYVDALEAWGIDGFKLDFIDEFKVYPSTKLTKEEGRDYSSVNLAVDRLMTDIMSSLHAINPEVVIEFRQKYTGPAMRKYGNMFRAFDCPGDSVMNRVRITDIKMLCGETAVHSDMFTYHEQEPLEIKALQLVNTLFGVPQLSILLQKATSDELSMIDFYTHYWRNHSDVFLKGKFTPQKPLANYSLLKSSLGEHTIIGLFDNYIIDFEEKTNRIDIINGQLNTKVILTSNQNYGAYHCVTYDCTGKKVQECDIMILIGAIQIKVPACGLIILEKNTETGNVLF